A DNA window from Thermosynechococcaceae cyanobacterium Okahandja contains the following coding sequences:
- a CDS encoding DNA-processing protein DprA: protein MTHTSSFDWFRLAQTRGIGVKFLWDVYDFVSKESRSLSDLLSDLLIGDKIDTTSLPTKLRKKLSSSIINQDYEALRKAFEHLEENKVKILDVESPHFPERLKRYGRKYGIPPLLYARGYVPLANSNSQEVNSIAIVGSRNIGEEALSITSKLAKELAREGFNIVSGYAKGVDSTAHLGALEVEGTTTIVLGLGILNFEVKKDFKPLFSRYNTLVLSQFNPTDKWLARNAMARNKLVCALSDAVIVIASGQEIDNQGRMSGTFDTAKSALEMNIPVFVLSPQCFNQPPVGNTDLIQLGCHEILPQNAIQEILSRLKRESIDIDKQKASSTSNRKLTSTDKQEETTQLKLPLS, encoded by the coding sequence GTGACTCATACAAGCAGCTTCGATTGGTTTCGGTTAGCACAAACTAGGGGGATAGGAGTCAAATTTCTCTGGGATGTTTATGACTTTGTAAGTAAAGAGTCACGTAGCTTGAGTGATCTCTTGAGTGATCTACTTATTGGTGATAAAATAGATACCACAAGCCTACCAACTAAATTAAGAAAGAAACTTTCTTCATCTATAATTAACCAAGATTATGAAGCTCTTAGGAAGGCTTTTGAGCATCTTGAGGAAAATAAGGTCAAGATACTGGATGTAGAATCCCCTCATTTCCCTGAAAGGCTCAAGCGTTACGGAAGAAAGTATGGAATTCCTCCCCTGCTATATGCAAGGGGGTATGTTCCTCTTGCAAATTCAAATTCTCAAGAAGTCAATTCTATTGCTATTGTTGGTTCTCGAAATATTGGTGAGGAAGCCCTTTCAATTACATCTAAGTTGGCAAAAGAGCTAGCAAGAGAAGGCTTTAATATTGTTTCCGGTTATGCAAAAGGTGTTGACTCCACCGCTCATCTAGGTGCATTAGAAGTAGAGGGAACTACTACGATCGTTCTTGGCTTGGGAATTTTAAACTTTGAAGTCAAGAAAGACTTTAAACCTTTATTTTCTCGCTACAATACACTCGTTCTCTCCCAATTTAACCCAACGGATAAATGGCTTGCTCGCAATGCAATGGCGCGAAATAAATTAGTCTGTGCTCTATCAGATGCAGTGATTGTCATAGCTTCTGGACAGGAAATTGATAACCAAGGAAGAATGAGTGGCACTTTTGACACTGCTAAAAGTGCATTGGAAATGAACATACCTGTTTTTGTTCTTTCTCCTCAATGCTTTAATCAACCTCCTGTTGGAAACACCGACTTGATTCAGCTTGGCTGTCATGAGATTTTGCCACAAAATGCTATTCAGGAAATTCTTTCAAGGTTAAAGCGTGAGTCAATTGATATAGATAAACAAAAGGCTTCTTCAACGTCAAATCGTAAATTAACTAGTACAGATAAACAGGAAGAAACCACTCAGTTAAAGCTACCATTGAGTTAA
- a CDS encoding NFACT RNA binding domain-containing protein, which yields MQPVDLTTLRAIGASLQGLLPARLETVYQRDRHTLALALRTLDQQYWLTLSWHPQAARLCLEPPPPRQPDTFTFSQQLHHQLNRLALVEIRLLNDWERVVDLQFAQRPHAPILWHLYVEIMGKYSNVILVNAAGDIVTAAHQVSPQQSRLRPILTGTPYVPPPPLRAPIPNIEEAFDQWRAQVSLIPGTLQQQLLKAYRGLSPTLVQHLLEDAGLAGNLPTHELTLQQWQHLFEHWQHWLECLAQQRFAPQLTPEGYRVTPPLGQTLATCEPLHPLLAHYYHQALSQQQTQQLQQQLRHVVHQQRQRVRANVEDFESRLAAAREGDRHRRMADLLMAHGHLWRPGLQALTVTDFETNAPVTIPLSPDKTAIQTAQDLYKQHQKLKRAQAHLRPLLKAAQAELAYLDQVQATLESAHTLELLEEIRAELIQQGYLKQPDYYRPPQTPTPYLRYTTPSGYTVLVGRNNRQNDDLTLRVASPYDWWFHSQEIPGSHVILRLEAGECPSEKDIQAVAAIAAYHSQARQSAQVPVVYTLRKNVQKPKGASPGMVIYDQATVVWGVPQLAKDLLASDG from the coding sequence GTGCAACCAGTTGATCTCACCACCCTGCGCGCTATTGGTGCCAGCCTCCAAGGTCTGTTGCCCGCCCGCCTTGAAACGGTCTATCAGCGCGATCGCCACACCCTTGCCCTAGCGCTACGCACGCTGGATCAACAGTACTGGCTGACCCTCAGTTGGCATCCCCAAGCGGCACGCCTTTGCCTTGAGCCGCCCCCCCCCCGCCAACCCGATACCTTTACGTTTAGCCAACAGCTACATCATCAACTGAACCGCCTAGCCCTTGTCGAAATTCGCTTACTGAACGACTGGGAGCGAGTGGTAGATCTGCAGTTTGCGCAACGCCCCCACGCCCCGATTTTGTGGCACCTCTACGTGGAAATTATGGGCAAGTACAGTAACGTCATCCTTGTGAATGCTGCTGGCGACATTGTTACGGCAGCGCACCAAGTCAGCCCACAGCAATCCCGTTTGCGGCCAATTCTTACGGGAACCCCTTACGTGCCGCCCCCACCCCTGCGTGCCCCTATCCCCAACATCGAGGAGGCCTTTGATCAGTGGCGGGCACAGGTGAGCCTAATTCCGGGAACGCTACAGCAGCAACTTCTGAAGGCGTACCGTGGCCTGAGTCCTACCCTTGTGCAGCACCTGCTGGAAGATGCGGGGCTAGCAGGTAACCTCCCCACCCATGAGTTAACGCTTCAACAGTGGCAGCATCTCTTTGAGCACTGGCAGCATTGGCTAGAGTGCTTGGCACAGCAACGGTTTGCACCCCAGTTAACGCCGGAGGGCTATCGGGTTACCCCGCCCCTTGGCCAGACGCTAGCCACCTGCGAACCGCTCCACCCGCTGTTGGCTCACTACTACCACCAGGCCCTTAGCCAGCAGCAAACCCAGCAGTTACAGCAGCAACTCCGCCACGTCGTACACCAGCAACGCCAACGGGTGCGGGCAAACGTTGAGGACTTTGAGAGCCGATTGGCAGCCGCTCGCGAGGGCGATCGCCACCGTCGTATGGCGGACCTCCTGATGGCCCATGGCCACCTCTGGCGACCCGGACTACAGGCGCTTACGGTAACAGACTTTGAGACCAATGCCCCCGTTACCATTCCCCTCTCTCCCGACAAGACAGCGATTCAGACCGCCCAGGATCTCTACAAACAGCACCAAAAACTAAAACGGGCCCAAGCGCACCTGCGGCCATTGCTCAAGGCAGCGCAAGCGGAACTGGCCTACCTCGACCAAGTGCAAGCCACCCTTGAGAGCGCCCACACCCTTGAACTGCTAGAGGAAATTCGGGCGGAACTGATTCAACAGGGGTATCTCAAGCAGCCCGACTACTACCGCCCGCCACAAACGCCAACCCCTTACCTGCGCTATACAACCCCCAGCGGCTATACCGTCTTGGTGGGGCGCAACAATCGCCAAAACGATGACTTAACCCTCCGCGTGGCCAGCCCCTACGACTGGTGGTTTCACAGCCAAGAAATTCCCGGCAGCCATGTCATTTTGCGCCTTGAAGCGGGTGAGTGCCCCAGCGAAAAAGATATTCAGGCAGTGGCAGCCATTGCCGCCTACCACAGTCAAGCCCGGCAAAGCGCTCAGGTGCCCGTGGTTTATACCCTACGCAAAAATGTGCAAAAGCCCAAGGGCGCTAGCCCCGGCATGGTCATTTACGATCAGGCCACGGTGGTTTGGGGGGTGCCCCAACTGGCCAAGGATTTGCTGGCCAGCGATGGCTAG
- a CDS encoding DUF3110 domain-containing protein: MRVYVLLYNPGTEQEGIHSLQLGDRNLILMFECADDAERYALLLEAQDFHLPNVVSIDAKEIEEFCQASGYECQLVPTGFVPTNDAERLFLAPPERNVAETDWEAQNRVPPAAEGEFSEHELNRLRQKLENLL; encoded by the coding sequence ATGCGTGTTTATGTCTTGCTCTACAATCCGGGAACTGAACAGGAGGGCATTCACTCGCTGCAACTGGGCGATCGCAACCTAATTCTCATGTTTGAATGCGCCGACGATGCCGAGCGCTATGCCTTACTACTAGAGGCACAGGATTTTCATCTCCCCAATGTTGTTAGTATTGATGCCAAGGAAATCGAGGAATTTTGTCAGGCCTCCGGCTATGAATGCCAACTCGTGCCCACGGGCTTTGTGCCCACCAATGATGCCGAGCGCCTCTTTCTGGCACCCCCCGAGCGAAATGTGGCAGAAACGGACTGGGAGGCCCAAAACCGCGTTCCGCCAGCGGCAGAAGGGGAATTTTCCGAGCATGAACTCAATCGGTTGCGGCAGAAACTAGAAAACTTGCTCTAG
- a CDS encoding glycosyltransferase family 2 protein — translation MPQVSACLIVRNEAANLQRCLSSVQAVVDEIVVVDTGSTDDTVAIARQFTDKLFSLPWGDDFAAARNYSLEQATGDWILVIDADEVLVRLSDTPLQAQLAPLTHLQACELLRREIGTGQQFSDFAIVRLFRNLPTLRYRGRFHEQLVSSGADPIATTRLSTLRIDHYGYQPADLQAKMRDRNIPILERIRASEGLSLSLLFALAQMYSAVNNPTAATECFEELYERLFPHLLTGQLPDEVPGALPEILHQLGRRLLAATDHDALQLLCQQSLTWFPTYPPLNHLAGCWLMALGFPLGATAYFEYCLELGRTHRYSKQMPFPLGYVGELAAQQLAQAYQALGDPERAEHYHQQAAALSTAALE, via the coding sequence ATGCCACAGGTCTCTGCCTGCTTAATTGTCAGAAATGAAGCGGCTAACCTACAGCGCTGCTTGAGTAGTGTCCAAGCCGTTGTCGATGAAATCGTTGTGGTGGATACCGGCTCAACGGACGATACGGTGGCGATCGCCCGTCAGTTTACCGACAAACTCTTTAGCCTGCCGTGGGGCGATGACTTTGCCGCCGCCCGAAACTACTCCCTTGAGCAGGCGACGGGAGATTGGATCTTGGTGATTGATGCCGATGAAGTGTTGGTGCGCCTCAGCGATACCCCCCTACAAGCACAGTTAGCCCCCTTAACCCACCTGCAGGCCTGTGAACTGCTGCGCCGCGAAATCGGCACAGGACAGCAATTTTCCGATTTTGCCATTGTGCGCCTCTTCCGTAACCTGCCAACGCTGCGCTATCGGGGACGGTTTCACGAACAGTTGGTTTCTAGCGGTGCTGACCCCATTGCCACGACCCGTCTGAGTACACTCCGAATTGATCACTACGGCTATCAACCCGCTGACCTACAGGCCAAGATGCGCGATCGCAACATTCCCATTTTGGAGCGCATCCGTGCCAGTGAAGGGCTAAGCCTCAGCCTCCTGTTTGCCTTGGCACAGATGTATAGCGCGGTCAATAACCCCACCGCCGCAACGGAGTGCTTTGAAGAGCTTTACGAACGCCTATTCCCCCACCTGCTCACCGGCCAACTGCCGGACGAGGTGCCCGGTGCCCTGCCGGAAATCCTCCATCAACTGGGGCGGCGACTCTTGGCCGCCACGGATCACGATGCGCTGCAACTGCTGTGTCAACAGAGTTTGACTTGGTTTCCCACCTATCCCCCCCTAAACCACTTGGCGGGGTGTTGGCTCATGGCCTTGGGTTTTCCCCTTGGGGCCACCGCCTATTTTGAATACTGCCTAGAGTTAGGGCGCACTCACCGCTACAGCAAGCAGATGCCGTTCCCCCTTGGCTATGTGGGCGAACTGGCGGCTCAGCAGTTGGCCCAAGCTTACCAAGCCTTGGGAGATCCTGAGCGCGCTGAGCACTACCATCAACAGGCAGCGGCCCTTAGCACTGCAGCTCTAGAATAG
- a CDS encoding histidine kinase, which yields MAPPLSLLLFVADRPGDEEETAAIQAHIQQLPSNFSFELKVVPIGEQPYLLEEYKLVATPALIKVRPEPRQTLAGRKLLQKVDYWWPRWQREVAMILQADMEKSAAEQSDCSMELVRLQDEIFQLRQQCDRLSEQLHFKDRIIGLLAHELRNPLTAVGIALETLEAQWQDDPSGQLKREDMQRLFHHARSQATVMGQLITDLLLAARGPQDSLQIMPRQLDLCRLCQETINDVRLNFERKQQSFTTDLPLDIPLVYGDGDRIRQVLVNLLDNACKYTPVGGTIHLSVLHRMTQKVQVTVCDTGPGIPPEQQEKIFGETVRLDRDRAIEGYGIGLALCRQIIRMHYGQIWVDSHLGKGSCFHFTLPVFDITSQQP from the coding sequence ATGGCTCCTCCCCTTAGCTTGCTGCTTTTTGTTGCGGATCGCCCAGGAGATGAAGAGGAAACCGCCGCGATTCAAGCCCATATTCAGCAGTTGCCTTCAAACTTTAGTTTTGAGCTAAAGGTTGTCCCCATTGGTGAGCAGCCCTACCTACTAGAAGAGTATAAGCTGGTGGCAACGCCAGCGCTCATTAAGGTACGTCCTGAGCCACGCCAAACCCTTGCTGGCCGCAAGTTATTACAAAAAGTGGACTACTGGTGGCCGCGCTGGCAGCGGGAGGTGGCCATGATCCTGCAGGCCGATATGGAAAAAAGTGCGGCGGAGCAGTCCGATTGCAGTATGGAACTGGTACGTCTGCAGGATGAGATATTTCAACTGCGGCAACAGTGCGATCGCCTCAGTGAACAACTGCACTTTAAGGATCGGATCATTGGGCTGTTGGCTCACGAACTGCGCAACCCCCTCACCGCTGTGGGTATTGCCCTTGAAACCCTAGAGGCGCAGTGGCAGGACGACCCCAGTGGCCAACTGAAACGCGAGGATATGCAGCGGCTATTTCACCATGCCCGCAGCCAAGCCACTGTGATGGGGCAATTGATTACCGACCTACTGTTGGCGGCCCGCGGCCCCCAAGATAGCTTGCAAATTATGCCGCGGCAACTGGATCTGTGCCGCCTCTGCCAAGAAACCATTAACGATGTGCGCTTAAACTTTGAACGCAAGCAGCAAAGCTTCACAACCGACTTGCCCCTCGATATTCCCTTGGTCTATGGGGACGGCGATCGCATCCGGCAAGTACTGGTCAACCTGCTCGATAATGCCTGTAAATACACCCCTGTGGGGGGCACCATTCACTTGAGCGTGCTACACCGCATGACTCAGAAGGTACAAGTGACCGTCTGTGACACCGGTCCCGGTATTCCGCCGGAGCAACAGGAGAAAATTTTTGGCGAGACGGTGCGCCTCGATCGCGATCGCGCCATTGAAGGCTATGGCATTGGTCTTGCCCTCTGCCGCCAAATTATCCGGATGCACTACGGTCAAATTTGGGTGGACTCTCACCTCGGTAAAGGCAGTTGTTTCCATTTCACCCTACCGGTTTTTGACATCACGTCCCAGCAACCCTAG
- a CDS encoding mechanosensitive ion channel, whose translation MPPEVITVWTGIVQIVETPIFQLGSEPISIRWIFQVILLLVLVAILARFFKGVLKNQLLPRLGLDLGNREAISTVVSGAGGALGYIVVLQAVGINLDSLAVIIGGLGVGIGFGLQDVTRNLISGFTLLIERKVRVGDFVEIENISGYVQEVSMRATVIQTFNGSNVVVPNTYLADSPVLNWYYETHRGRIDIPIGVAYGSDPVLVTEVLLNIAYSEPEVLSQPAPKVIFREFGDSALHFELWVWTDAIERRIFIKSSLNFKIDYYFRQHNISIPFPQRDLWIRNGTVALQGETAAAEPQVLAPMTPSLKDLLKEVSYFSCMNDLQLRFLIEAGYRKHLQANEILFQAQEFTTNFYIVLKGQMAAVYEQDGELKQMFTLNEGDHFGELPLMLGIACPTTMMALTDTVLFVLPREGFEQLLRQHPYLADDIAGAIAQRQDVIAQHQEALRQPSPSGANGPGDWIRDRLQKLLGWGKA comes from the coding sequence ATGCCACCCGAGGTCATCACCGTTTGGACGGGCATTGTCCAGATTGTGGAGACCCCCATTTTCCAACTAGGCAGTGAGCCAATCTCTATCCGCTGGATTTTTCAGGTCATTTTGCTCCTCGTTTTGGTAGCCATTCTGGCGCGTTTTTTTAAGGGGGTACTCAAAAATCAATTGTTGCCGCGCCTTGGCCTTGACTTAGGCAACCGCGAAGCCATTTCCACGGTGGTGAGCGGGGCGGGAGGTGCCTTGGGTTACATTGTTGTTCTGCAAGCAGTTGGCATTAACCTTGATTCCCTAGCCGTTATTATTGGTGGCCTTGGGGTGGGGATTGGTTTTGGCTTGCAGGATGTCACCCGTAACCTCATTAGTGGTTTTACATTACTGATTGAGCGTAAGGTGCGGGTGGGCGACTTTGTGGAAATTGAAAACATTAGCGGCTACGTCCAAGAAGTCTCGATGCGGGCAACGGTGATTCAAACTTTCAATGGCTCCAATGTGGTGGTGCCCAACACCTACTTGGCCGATAGTCCGGTATTGAACTGGTACTATGAGACCCATCGCGGGCGCATTGACATTCCTATTGGTGTTGCCTACGGTAGCGATCCGGTACTGGTGACCGAGGTATTGCTGAACATTGCCTATTCTGAGCCGGAGGTGCTGAGCCAGCCAGCACCCAAGGTTATTTTTCGTGAGTTTGGCGACTCTGCCCTTCATTTTGAACTGTGGGTATGGACGGATGCCATCGAGCGGCGCATCTTTATTAAAAGCAGTTTGAACTTTAAGATTGACTACTACTTCCGTCAGCACAATATTTCTATTCCCTTTCCGCAGCGGGATTTGTGGATTCGCAATGGAACAGTAGCCTTGCAGGGGGAAACAGCGGCGGCTGAGCCACAGGTACTAGCGCCAATGACCCCCTCCCTCAAAGACCTGTTGAAGGAGGTGAGTTACTTTAGCTGCATGAACGATTTGCAGTTGCGGTTTTTAATTGAGGCGGGGTATCGCAAGCACTTACAGGCCAACGAGATTTTGTTTCAGGCGCAGGAGTTCACCACCAATTTTTATATTGTTCTCAAGGGACAAATGGCGGCAGTCTATGAGCAGGATGGCGAACTCAAGCAGATGTTTACCCTCAATGAGGGGGATCATTTTGGCGAATTGCCCCTGATGCTGGGGATTGCCTGCCCCACCACCATGATGGCGCTGACGGATACGGTACTGTTTGTGCTACCCCGAGAAGGGTTCGAGCAACTGCTGAGGCAGCATCCCTATCTTGCGGACGACATTGCCGGGGCGATCGCCCAACGCCAAGATGTTATTGCCCAGCACCAAGAGGCATTACGGCAACCAAGCCCCTCAGGTGCGAATGGTCCTGGCGACTGGATTCGCGATCGCCTCCAAAAGTTGCTGGGTTGGGGCAAGGCCTGA
- a CDS encoding DUF3368 domain-containing protein, with protein MIVVSNTSPIVYLSTIGHLDLLRHLYDELLIPTTVFSEITNVGNTDASARVVPTLGWIKIQSATNQELVNGLRAELDPGEAEAIALALEVNADRLLIDDRLGRAAAMRAGLQVTGVLGILIAAKRNTLIPEVKPLLDTLIEQVGFWIDAQLYAEVLQAVKELNPLG; from the coding sequence ATGATTGTAGTCAGTAATACGTCGCCGATCGTTTACCTGTCCACCATTGGTCATCTCGATTTGCTCCGCCACCTCTACGATGAACTCCTGATTCCAACAACAGTTTTCAGCGAAATCACCAATGTAGGCAACACCGATGCCAGTGCTAGGGTTGTGCCGACCCTAGGCTGGATTAAAATACAATCTGCCACGAATCAGGAATTGGTCAACGGGTTAAGAGCCGAACTCGACCCCGGTGAAGCTGAGGCGATCGCCCTAGCGCTGGAAGTGAACGCCGATCGCCTTCTCATAGATGACCGACTCGGGAGAGCCGCTGCAATGCGAGCAGGGCTACAAGTCACAGGGGTGTTGGGTATTCTGATTGCCGCTAAGCGAAATACCTTGATTCCTGAGGTCAAACCATTACTGGATACCTTGATTGAGCAAGTTGGCTTCTGGATCGATGCCCAGTTGTATGCAGAGGTCTTACAGGCTGTGAAAGAACTCAACCCCTTAGGGTAA
- a CDS encoding UPF0175 family protein — protein MSLVIPDEFLQAAHITEADLKLEIAILLFQQEKITLGTASQFAQMNQLEFQRILGSRKIPIHYGVEDFRQDLKTLEANDWR, from the coding sequence ATGAGCTTGGTCATTCCCGATGAGTTTCTGCAAGCGGCGCATATTACTGAAGCCGATCTCAAACTCGAAATTGCCATTCTGCTATTTCAGCAGGAAAAGATTACTCTGGGCACAGCCAGCCAGTTTGCACAGATGAATCAACTGGAGTTTCAACGTATCTTAGGTAGTCGTAAAATCCCCATTCATTACGGCGTTGAAGACTTCCGGCAAGACCTTAAAACCCTAGAAGCAAACGACTGGCGATGA
- a CDS encoding vitamin K epoxide reductase family protein, translating to MVRRRSTPWIHRWSRGLISGIALAGMAVTAYLTIAKLTNQDVTCPTDGCDIVLNSPWATVFGIPLSLLGFVAYTGMLSLAVLPLLLNQPQQKELRKRVEGTTWTLLFIGATAMAAFSSYLMYILVTAIQASCPYCIASAIFSWAFLGLTIVGHDWGDRGQLVFTGFIVAVITLVGVFGIYNTTMVRDDGGPGIPIVNTSGPAEIALARHLTQTGAVMYGAYWCSHCHDQKELFGKQAVRELTYVECDANGANPQVERCRAKGIQGYPTWEINDQLYSGTRSLTELGQLSNYRGSYSFKNQ from the coding sequence ATGGTTCGGCGTCGCTCAACTCCTTGGATTCATCGCTGGTCGCGCGGGTTGATCAGTGGCATTGCCCTAGCAGGCATGGCGGTTACCGCCTACTTAACGATTGCTAAGCTCACCAATCAGGACGTGACCTGTCCGACGGATGGGTGTGATATTGTCCTGAACAGCCCCTGGGCAACGGTCTTTGGTATTCCCCTGTCTCTGCTGGGGTTTGTGGCTTACACGGGAATGCTATCGCTGGCGGTGCTGCCGTTGCTGTTGAATCAGCCCCAGCAAAAGGAGTTGCGCAAACGGGTAGAGGGCACAACGTGGACGCTGCTGTTTATAGGTGCGACCGCCATGGCTGCCTTTAGCAGCTACCTGATGTACATTCTGGTAACAGCGATTCAGGCATCTTGTCCTTACTGCATTGCCTCCGCTATTTTTAGCTGGGCGTTTTTGGGGTTGACCATTGTTGGCCATGACTGGGGCGATCGCGGTCAATTGGTTTTTACCGGCTTTATTGTGGCGGTGATTACCCTTGTGGGCGTGTTTGGCATTTACAACACCACGATGGTGCGGGATGACGGCGGACCGGGCATTCCGATTGTCAACACCTCTGGACCGGCAGAAATTGCCTTAGCGCGGCACCTGACCCAAACTGGGGCGGTGATGTACGGAGCCTATTGGTGTAGTCACTGCCACGATCAAAAAGAACTGTTTGGCAAACAAGCGGTGCGGGAGTTGACCTACGTTGAATGCGATGCCAATGGTGCCAACCCTCAAGTGGAGCGCTGCCGTGCCAAGGGCATTCAAGGCTACCCCACGTGGGAAATTAACGACCAACTCTACTCAGGGACGCGATCGCTAACGGAATTGGGGCAACTCAGCAACTATCGCGGCTCCTACAGCTTTAAGAACCAGTGA
- the cofH gene encoding 7,8-didemethyl-8-hydroxy-5-deazariboflavin synthase subunit CofH — translation MAAAALHSLLDLALSEDILHTNGLTATTALALLETALPLAMTVPATTTDLPPLLLALQASADRLRQQQVGDTVTYVVNRNINFTNICEQHCGFCAFRRDPTAGDAYWLTLDEILAKVAAALTQGATEICMQGGLNPAAKLRGSSLRYYQQLVQQIKAAFPQVHLHAFSPQEVQFVAREDGCSYAEVIATLQEAGVDSMPGTAAEVLVDRVRAKICPEKINTATWLEIVGTAHRLGMWTTSTLLCGHIETPRDQLTHLQHLAQLQRTALAKDYPGRISEFILLPYVGEHAPKAMRQWVGHVQPQLWPTLVLTAVARLFLGQWIPNHQPSWVKLGLAGATMALTWGCNDLGGTLMEEHITSVAGARGGTALTVADLEGAIRSLGRVPCQRTTLYHCLGEDSL, via the coding sequence ATGGCTGCGGCGGCACTCCATTCGCTGTTAGATTTAGCCTTGTCAGAGGACATTCTGCACACCAATGGCTTAACGGCCACAACGGCCCTAGCCCTCCTAGAGACGGCTCTGCCCCTCGCCATGACGGTGCCCGCCACCACCACAGACTTGCCGCCACTGCTCCTTGCCCTGCAAGCCAGTGCGGATCGGCTGCGACAGCAACAGGTAGGCGACACCGTAACCTATGTGGTTAACCGCAACATTAACTTTACGAATATTTGCGAGCAACACTGCGGCTTTTGCGCCTTTCGCCGCGATCCTACGGCTGGGGATGCCTACTGGTTGACGCTTGACGAAATCTTGGCCAAAGTAGCAGCGGCTCTCACCCAAGGTGCCACCGAAATTTGTATGCAGGGGGGGCTGAATCCGGCGGCAAAGCTGCGGGGGTCAAGCCTGCGTTACTATCAGCAGTTGGTGCAGCAAATTAAAGCCGCTTTTCCCCAGGTGCACCTCCATGCCTTTTCCCCTCAAGAAGTACAATTTGTTGCCCGCGAAGATGGATGCTCCTACGCTGAGGTGATTGCCACCCTACAAGAAGCGGGGGTGGACTCCATGCCCGGAACTGCCGCAGAAGTATTAGTCGATCGGGTGCGCGCTAAAATTTGCCCTGAAAAAATTAATACCGCCACATGGCTTGAAATTGTCGGCACGGCGCACCGACTGGGGATGTGGACCACCAGTACGCTGCTGTGTGGCCACATTGAAACGCCACGGGATCAACTCACCCATTTGCAGCACCTCGCGCAACTTCAGCGCACGGCGCTCGCAAAGGACTATCCTGGCCGGATTAGTGAATTTATTCTGCTGCCCTACGTTGGGGAACACGCCCCTAAGGCCATGCGACAATGGGTAGGGCACGTGCAGCCGCAGTTATGGCCAACCTTGGTATTGACGGCAGTAGCACGTCTGTTTTTGGGGCAGTGGATTCCTAACCACCAACCCAGTTGGGTCAAGCTAGGATTGGCCGGAGCGACCATGGCTCTGACGTGGGGCTGTAATGACTTAGGGGGCACCCTCATGGAAGAGCACATTACCTCGGTGGCAGGCGCGCGCGGTGGCACGGCCCTGACGGTGGCTGATCTAGAAGGAGCTATTCGCTCCCTTGGGCGCGTTCCTTGTCAACGCACGACCCTTTACCATTGCCTTGGAGAGGATTCCTTATGA